One Sagittula stellata E-37 genomic window carries:
- a CDS encoding FAD-dependent oxidoreductase codes for MRDARYDILFDPIKIGPLTAKNRFYQVPHCNGGGYRDPSAAAEMRGIKSQGGWAVIFTEQCEMHHSSEITPFIELRLWEDKDIPQLRRMSEKMKEHGALAGIQLAYSGINGPNLYTKEVPLAPSALPIRTFTNDPVQARALSKSEIGDLRRWFVNAAKRSREAGFDLINLYGAHGFGIFQHFLSRATNQRTDEYGGSLENRSRFAREVVADIRDAVGDTMAIAMRVSLDESIGDLGFSNAEVRDFIEMNRDLPDIWDLAHGAWEDCSGPSRFKEEAAQFDLVKAIHDFTDKPIVGVGRFTSPDVMVKMIKSGTLDMIGCARPSIADPFLPKKIEEGRIEDIRECIGCNICITGDMTMSISRCTQNPTFMEEWRKGWHPENMNAKGSSDNVLVIGSGPAGLEAAWALCRRGYDVAVAEARSVIGGRVTRERALPGLSAWGRVVDYRDYQLSQRPNVEIYRESALDAESVLEFGFQNIAIATGSTWRRDGVSRQHVVPMPIAEGAKVYTPDDLMDGTVPGGNVVIYDDDHYYMGGVLAELLVKQGAKVTLITPSAYVSDWTNNTLEQATIHARLDEMGVDIVLNRGVASIATDHVVSNCVYTGKTRPYECDAVVMVASRTGNDQLFLDLTARQAEWADAGIRSVKIFGDAEASGPIAWATYAGHRYARELDGEDIGDDLPFRREITELAAE; via the coding sequence ATGCGCGACGCCCGCTACGACATTCTGTTCGATCCCATCAAGATCGGTCCCCTGACCGCAAAGAACCGCTTCTACCAGGTGCCGCATTGCAACGGCGGCGGCTATCGCGACCCCTCGGCCGCGGCGGAGATGCGCGGGATCAAGTCCCAGGGCGGCTGGGCCGTGATCTTCACCGAGCAGTGCGAGATGCACCACAGTTCAGAGATCACGCCCTTCATCGAATTGCGCCTGTGGGAGGACAAGGACATCCCGCAGCTGCGCCGGATGTCGGAAAAGATGAAGGAACACGGCGCGCTGGCGGGGATCCAGCTGGCCTATTCCGGCATCAACGGTCCCAACCTGTACACCAAAGAGGTGCCGCTGGCGCCCTCCGCGCTGCCGATCCGCACCTTCACCAACGACCCGGTGCAGGCCCGGGCGCTGTCGAAAAGCGAGATCGGCGATCTGCGCCGCTGGTTCGTGAACGCCGCCAAGCGGTCGCGCGAGGCCGGGTTTGACCTGATCAACCTCTACGGCGCGCATGGGTTCGGCATTTTCCAGCACTTCCTGAGCCGGGCCACCAACCAGCGCACCGACGAATACGGCGGCAGTCTGGAAAACCGGTCGCGCTTTGCACGCGAGGTGGTTGCGGATATTCGCGATGCGGTCGGGGATACGATGGCCATCGCGATGCGGGTTTCCCTTGACGAGAGCATCGGCGATCTTGGGTTCTCCAATGCCGAAGTGCGGGATTTCATCGAGATGAACCGCGACCTGCCCGACATCTGGGACCTGGCCCATGGCGCGTGGGAGGATTGCTCCGGCCCCTCACGTTTCAAGGAAGAGGCGGCGCAGTTCGATCTGGTGAAGGCGATCCACGACTTCACCGACAAGCCCATCGTCGGGGTCGGGCGGTTCACCTCGCCGGACGTCATGGTCAAGATGATCAAGTCCGGCACGCTTGACATGATCGGTTGCGCGCGCCCCTCGATCGCGGACCCGTTCCTGCCCAAGAAGATTGAGGAAGGCCGGATCGAGGACATTCGCGAATGCATCGGCTGCAACATCTGCATCACCGGCGACATGACCATGTCGATCAGCCGCTGCACCCAGAACCCGACCTTCATGGAGGAATGGCGGAAGGGCTGGCACCCGGAAAACATGAACGCCAAGGGCAGCAGCGACAACGTGCTGGTCATCGGCTCGGGTCCCGCGGGGCTGGAGGCGGCCTGGGCGCTGTGCCGACGCGGCTATGACGTGGCGGTGGCCGAAGCCCGCAGCGTGATCGGCGGGCGGGTCACCCGCGAACGCGCGCTGCCTGGCCTTTCGGCCTGGGGCCGCGTGGTGGATTACCGCGACTACCAGCTCTCGCAGCGCCCGAACGTCGAGATCTACCGCGAAAGCGCGCTCGACGCCGAAAGCGTGCTCGAGTTCGGCTTCCAGAACATCGCCATCGCGACCGGCTCCACCTGGCGGCGCGACGGGGTCTCGCGGCAACACGTGGTGCCGATGCCGATTGCCGAAGGCGCCAAGGTCTATACCCCCGATGACCTCATGGACGGGACCGTGCCCGGCGGTAACGTGGTTATCTATGACGACGATCACTACTACATGGGCGGCGTGCTCGCGGAACTGCTGGTCAAGCAGGGCGCGAAGGTGACGCTGATCACGCCCTCGGCCTACGTGTCCGACTGGACGAACAACACGCTTGAACAGGCGACCATCCACGCCCGGCTTGACGAGATGGGCGTCGACATCGTGCTCAACCGCGGCGTGGCCTCCATCGCCACCGATCATGTCGTCAGCAATTGCGTCTATACCGGCAAGACCCGGCCCTATGAGTGCGACGCCGTGGTCATGGTGGCCTCGCGCACCGGCAATGACCAGTTGTTCCTGGATCTCACCGCGCGGCAGGCGGAATGGGCGGATGCGGGCATCCGGTCGGTCAAGATCTTTGGCGATGCGGAAGCCTCGGGGCCGATTGCCTGGGCCACCTATGCCGGTCATCGCTATGCGCGGGAACTTGACGGTGAGGATATCGGGGACGACCTGCCCTTCCGCCGGGAGATCACCGAACTGGCGGCAGAATGA
- a CDS encoding aldehyde dehydrogenase: protein MLDHSHQDWAARAAMLDLRGKAFINGKFVEAASGKTFDSINPATGAVLTAVAECDAEDVDRAVTAGRRAFEAGHWSRMAPGDRKAVLLKLADLLRANLEEMALLDSLDMGKTITDASTIDAPGSAHFFQWYAEAIDKLYDEVAPTGPGDLALVRRVPLGVVGAVTPWNFPLDMATWKSAAALAAGNSVVLKPAEQSPLSALRLAELAAEAGVPEGVFNVVPGFGHTAGKALGLHMDVDCLAFTGSTAIGKMFMQYSGQSNLKQVWPETGGKSPNIVFADCEDLDAAADMAAFGIFFNQGEVCSANSRLYVERAIKDEFVARLKERATAMQPGDPLDPASKMGAIVDEKQTQGIMRFVEAGKETANLVTGGARVTVDGKGCFVQPTIFDEVSQDDPLARDEIFGPVLSVIAFDSEDEAVRMANDSIYGLAASVWTDNLSRACRVADRLHVGTVSVNTVDALSAQTPFGGMKQSGFGRDLSLHSLDKYTALKTTWIKYKA from the coding sequence ATGCTCGATCATTCGCATCAGGACTGGGCGGCGCGCGCCGCCATGCTGGATTTGCGCGGCAAGGCCTTCATCAACGGCAAGTTTGTCGAGGCCGCCTCCGGCAAGACCTTCGACAGCATCAATCCGGCCACCGGCGCCGTGCTGACCGCCGTCGCGGAATGTGACGCCGAAGACGTTGACCGCGCCGTCACCGCCGGCCGCCGCGCCTTTGAGGCGGGCCACTGGTCCCGCATGGCGCCCGGGGACCGCAAGGCGGTGCTGTTGAAGCTGGCGGACCTGCTGCGCGCCAATCTCGAGGAAATGGCGCTGCTCGACAGTCTCGACATGGGCAAGACGATCACCGACGCCTCGACCATCGACGCCCCGGGGTCCGCGCATTTCTTCCAGTGGTATGCGGAAGCCATCGACAAGCTCTATGACGAGGTCGCGCCAACCGGCCCGGGCGATCTGGCGCTGGTGCGCCGCGTGCCCCTGGGCGTTGTCGGTGCGGTGACGCCCTGGAATTTCCCGCTGGACATGGCGACGTGGAAATCCGCGGCGGCGCTGGCGGCAGGCAATTCGGTGGTGTTGAAGCCTGCCGAGCAATCGCCCCTCTCTGCGTTGCGGCTGGCCGAACTGGCGGCCGAGGCGGGGGTACCGGAGGGCGTCTTCAACGTGGTACCGGGGTTCGGGCACACGGCGGGCAAGGCGCTTGGCCTGCACATGGATGTCGATTGCCTCGCCTTCACCGGGTCTACCGCCATCGGCAAGATGTTCATGCAATACTCGGGCCAGTCGAACCTGAAACAGGTCTGGCCGGAAACCGGCGGCAAGAGCCCCAACATCGTCTTTGCCGATTGCGAGGATCTGGACGCGGCAGCCGACATGGCGGCCTTCGGCATCTTCTTTAATCAGGGCGAGGTCTGTTCGGCCAATTCGCGGCTCTACGTGGAGCGCGCGATCAAGGACGAGTTCGTGGCAAGGCTGAAAGAGCGCGCCACGGCGATGCAGCCCGGCGATCCGCTCGACCCGGCCTCGAAAATGGGGGCGATCGTCGACGAAAAGCAGACGCAGGGCATCATGCGCTTCGTCGAGGCGGGCAAGGAGACGGCCAACCTCGTGACCGGTGGCGCCCGCGTCACGGTGGACGGCAAGGGCTGTTTCGTGCAGCCGACGATCTTTGACGAGGTGTCGCAGGACGACCCGCTTGCCCGGGACGAGATCTTTGGCCCGGTCCTGTCGGTCATCGCCTTTGACAGCGAAGACGAGGCGGTGCGCATGGCCAACGATTCCATCTACGGGCTCGCGGCCTCGGTCTGGACGGACAACCTCAGCCGCGCCTGCCGCGTGGCGGATCGCCTGCACGTGGGCACCGTGTCGGTGAATACCGTGGATGCCCTGTCGGCGCAGACGCCCTTTGGCGGCATGAAGCAATCGGGCTTCGGCCGCGACCTGTCGCTGCATTCTCTGGACAAGTACACCGCCCTGAAAACGACCTGGATCAAGTACAAGGCCTGA
- a CDS encoding DUF1028 domain-containing protein — MTFSLVARCPDTGMFGIAISSSSPAVAARCAYTRAGVGAVASQNVTDPTLGPLTLDLMQGGMSAEAAVARVASEAKFVEYRQVMAVDKTGATAIHSGPNSLGIWTQAQAENVASAGNLLDNEGVPQAIVDAYLSATGHIGDRLIAAMRAGLAAGGEAGPVHSAGLQIADKVAWPVADLRCDWTEDCPIEAIATAWEVYKPQLDAYVQRALDPRAAPSYGVPGDD; from the coding sequence ATGACCTTTTCCCTCGTTGCGCGTTGCCCCGACACCGGCATGTTCGGCATTGCCATCTCCTCCTCCTCTCCCGCGGTGGCCGCGCGCTGCGCCTATACCCGGGCAGGGGTCGGTGCGGTGGCCTCGCAGAACGTCACCGACCCGACGCTCGGGCCGCTGACGCTCGACCTGATGCAAGGCGGCATGAGCGCCGAGGCCGCCGTCGCCCGCGTGGCGTCGGAGGCGAAGTTCGTCGAGTACCGACAGGTCATGGCGGTGGACAAGACCGGCGCGACGGCGATCCATTCAGGGCCGAACTCGCTCGGGATCTGGACGCAGGCGCAGGCGGAGAACGTCGCCTCCGCCGGCAACCTTCTGGATAATGAGGGCGTGCCGCAGGCCATCGTGGATGCATATCTCTCGGCCACCGGCCATATCGGCGACCGCCTCATTGCCGCCATGCGCGCGGGTCTGGCCGCGGGGGGCGAGGCAGGCCCCGTCCATTCCGCCGGGCTGCAGATCGCGGACAAGGTCGCATGGCCGGTCGCCGACCTGCGCTGCGACTGGACGGAAGATTGCCCCATCGAGGCCATCGCCACCGCGTGGGAGGTCTACAAGCCGCAGCTCGACGCCTACGTCCAACGCGCCCTCGACCCGCGCGCCGCGCCCTCCTACGGCGTGCCCGGCGACGACTGA
- a CDS encoding RidA family protein, protein MAHTRIRKFNTAETYPEQKLDNDLCQAVVTQGGKTVWLRGQCPQDLDTAKNIDSHDPVEQTHKVMQNIKQLIEEAGGEMAHLVKVVVYITDVRHREAVYRTMGEYIKGVHPVSTGLVVQALARPEWLVEIDGTAVIPEGYGA, encoded by the coding sequence ATGGCCCACACCCGCATCCGCAAGTTCAATACCGCCGAGACTTACCCAGAGCAGAAGCTCGACAACGATCTGTGCCAAGCGGTCGTCACCCAGGGCGGCAAGACCGTCTGGCTGCGCGGCCAATGCCCGCAGGACCTCGACACGGCGAAGAACATCGACAGCCACGATCCGGTCGAGCAGACGCACAAGGTGATGCAGAACATCAAGCAGCTTATCGAAGAGGCTGGCGGCGAGATGGCGCATCTGGTCAAGGTCGTGGTCTACATCACCGACGTGCGCCACCGCGAGGCGGTCTATCGTACCATGGGCGAATACATCAAAGGCGTGCATCCCGTCTCGACCGGTCTGGTGGTGCAGGCCCTGGCCCGGCCCGAATGGCTGGTGGAAATCGACGGCACGGCGGTCATTCCCGAAGGATACGGCGCATGA
- a CDS encoding flavin-containing monooxygenase, producing the protein MEKTDTLIVGGGQAGIAMSEHLGRAQVPHIILERHRTAEAWRTGRWDNLVANGPAWHDRFPGLEFEDCHPDAFVSKDRMAQYLIDYAAMIDAPIREGVEVLSAEPLSGDRGFLVKTDQGDFQARRIVAATGAFQHPVIPPLVPETAGIEQLHSFHYKNPEELPEGAVMVVGAGSSGAQIADELNRAGRKVYLSVGPHDRPPRRYRGRDNVWWLGVLGLWDMPAPAPGTEHVTISVSGARGGQTMDFRRLAGEGVTLTGLTSGFKDGVLEFADDLAKNVSAGDANYLEVLDMADAYIARTGIDLPEEPEARRTFPDPECLTNRIRKLDLAAEGVTSIIWATGFRQDFDWLKVDAFDEKGAPIHQRGMSVAPDVYFLGLPWQSRRGSSFLWGVWHDAKHVADQINIQRAYQRYEGEAAIVQPAAE; encoded by the coding sequence ATGGAGAAAACAGACACACTGATTGTCGGCGGTGGCCAGGCCGGAATCGCGATGAGTGAACACCTCGGTCGCGCGCAGGTCCCGCATATCATTCTTGAACGGCACCGCACCGCCGAAGCCTGGCGCACCGGTCGGTGGGACAATCTGGTGGCCAATGGCCCCGCCTGGCACGATCGTTTTCCGGGGCTGGAGTTCGAGGACTGCCATCCCGATGCCTTCGTGTCCAAGGACCGGATGGCGCAGTATCTTATCGACTATGCCGCGATGATCGACGCGCCGATCCGGGAAGGCGTCGAGGTTCTCTCGGCAGAGCCTCTTTCCGGAGATCGGGGATTTCTGGTCAAGACCGACCAGGGCGACTTCCAGGCCCGTCGTATCGTCGCCGCCACCGGCGCCTTCCAGCACCCCGTCATCCCGCCACTCGTGCCCGAGACCGCTGGGATCGAGCAGCTGCATTCTTTTCATTACAAGAACCCCGAAGAGCTTCCCGAAGGCGCCGTCATGGTTGTGGGCGCGGGCTCGTCCGGCGCGCAGATCGCGGATGAGCTGAACCGGGCGGGACGCAAGGTGTACCTCTCGGTTGGGCCGCACGACCGGCCGCCGCGCCGTTACCGGGGCCGGGACAACGTCTGGTGGCTGGGGGTTCTGGGCCTGTGGGATATGCCGGCCCCGGCGCCGGGGACCGAGCATGTCACGATTTCCGTCAGCGGTGCGCGCGGAGGCCAGACGATGGACTTCCGCCGTCTGGCGGGGGAGGGCGTCACCCTGACCGGGCTGACGAGCGGCTTCAAGGATGGCGTTCTGGAGTTTGCGGACGATCTGGCGAAGAACGTCTCGGCGGGGGACGCCAACTACCTGGAGGTGCTGGATATGGCCGATGCCTATATCGCGCGCACCGGCATCGACCTGCCCGAAGAGCCTGAGGCGCGCCGGACCTTTCCTGACCCGGAGTGCCTGACCAACAGGATCCGCAAGCTCGATCTGGCCGCCGAGGGCGTCACCTCGATCATCTGGGCCACCGGTTTCCGGCAGGATTTCGACTGGTTGAAGGTCGACGCCTTCGACGAAAAAGGCGCGCCGATCCATCAGCGCGGCATGTCGGTGGCACCGGATGTCTATTTCCTGGGCCTTCCCTGGCAGTCGCGGCGCGGGTCGTCGTTTCTCTGGGGCGTGTGGCACGATGCCAAGCACGTCGCCGACCAGATCAACATTCAACGCGCCTACCAGCGCTACGAGGGCGAGGCTGCTATCGTGCAGCCCGCCGCCGAGTAA
- a CDS encoding mechanosensitive ion channel family protein: MNKVLLCLALILAPCQVLAQDVVTEADALPTLAVENVPDDAAIATRLRAILGALEFEGISVSVDAGVVSLAGDVADPSISEKAESIAERLEGVVAVNNTLTASDELANQINPAVDRFRARVAQLISRLPLLLLAFVAFLMIVAAGFLVARMRFWDRISPNAFIAELYRQAFRVASGIIGIVVALDVVGAAALLGTILGAAGIIGLAIGFAVRDTVENFVASVMLSLRQPFRPNDLVEIEGDVGRVIRLTSRATILLSLDGNHIRIPNATVFKGKIVNYTQYPARRFMFDIGIDPDADLETTRSLAQTTLKALPFVLDDPEELVWIENITESGAILRVTGWVDQTATGFSTARGDAIRLVKTAIEEAGVAIPDTTYRIRLEGAGLSGAPSEPPPRKVSMPHAPASSLEPSVHKSEEAALIPLVDAERQDSDDLLARSAPRE, from the coding sequence ATGAACAAGGTCCTCCTTTGCCTCGCCCTCATACTTGCCCCGTGCCAGGTCTTGGCCCAGGATGTCGTGACCGAGGCGGATGCCTTGCCCACGCTTGCAGTCGAGAACGTACCTGACGACGCGGCCATCGCGACTCGCTTGCGCGCCATACTCGGAGCTCTCGAATTCGAAGGGATCTCGGTCAGCGTCGACGCTGGGGTCGTATCGCTTGCGGGGGACGTCGCAGACCCATCCATCAGCGAGAAGGCCGAGAGCATTGCCGAGCGTCTCGAAGGTGTCGTTGCGGTGAACAACACGCTCACGGCTTCGGATGAGCTCGCCAATCAGATAAATCCCGCGGTTGATCGCTTCCGGGCGCGGGTTGCGCAACTGATCTCCCGTCTACCTTTGCTGCTGCTGGCGTTTGTGGCCTTCCTGATGATCGTCGCGGCGGGCTTCCTCGTGGCGCGAATGCGGTTTTGGGACCGCATCTCGCCCAACGCCTTCATCGCCGAGCTTTATCGGCAGGCGTTCCGCGTGGCCTCCGGGATCATCGGCATCGTGGTTGCGCTGGATGTCGTGGGGGCGGCGGCCCTGCTCGGCACGATCCTCGGCGCTGCGGGGATCATCGGTCTTGCCATCGGCTTTGCCGTCCGCGACACGGTGGAGAACTTCGTGGCGTCCGTCATGTTGAGCCTGCGCCAACCTTTTCGCCCGAACGACCTGGTTGAGATCGAAGGCGACGTCGGCCGCGTGATCCGACTGACCTCGCGCGCGACGATTCTGCTGTCGCTCGACGGCAATCACATCCGCATTCCAAACGCGACTGTCTTCAAGGGCAAGATCGTGAACTACACGCAGTATCCGGCGCGGCGGTTCATGTTCGACATCGGCATCGACCCTGACGCGGATCTCGAGACGACGCGCAGCTTGGCACAGACGACGCTGAAAGCATTGCCTTTCGTACTGGACGACCCGGAAGAGTTGGTCTGGATCGAGAACATCACAGAGTCCGGCGCCATCCTGCGTGTGACTGGCTGGGTCGACCAGACCGCGACAGGCTTTTCCACGGCACGCGGAGACGCCATTCGATTGGTCAAGACTGCTATCGAAGAAGCTGGGGTGGCGATCCCTGACACGACGTATCGCATTCGCCTGGAAGGGGCGGGGCTGTCAGGGGCACCCTCCGAACCGCCACCGCGCAAGGTATCAATGCCGCACGCACCCGCATCATCGCTGGAGCCCTCGGTCCATAAATCGGAAGAAGCGGCGCTGATCCCCCTTGTCGACGCTGAGCGCCAAGACAGCGATGATCTCCTCGCGAGGAGCGCGCCGCGTGAATAG